From Impatiens glandulifera chromosome 7, dImpGla2.1, whole genome shotgun sequence:
CATAATTTAAAAGTCGAGATATGAAACAAGGAGGCAATGGATTTGCAGAGAAAGTGAAAGTGGTGATAATTGATACCCAATACGTGGAAACCGATGCTTCAAGTTTCAAGTCAGTAGTACAGCAGCTCACCGGAAAACATGCGACGGCGGCATCTCAGGCGAAGTATTGTGCCGCCAGATCAACTGGTGGAATTGTCGCCGGCGCCGGAGGAAGCTGCGGGGAAGAATCGTTTTTGTCGAGGGGATTGTCATTCAAACATTTTGATGGGTTGCTTATGGATCTTCCTCATCTTGATGAACTCTTATCAGCTTCATTTCCTGTTTGAAGATAACTctctcatattatattatacatatgatgtatcatttctttctttatttttttttttaagataaaaagtaTTAACGTGGattgatatctatatatatacaattatacttaattttttaaagtgtttggatttctggatcgagagctgtagttaatttggatatatatgtgagagtaaatggatacttgagtcggattgtgagttgacccgcccataaacttaaaacggttaaaaataaaattaaaaatgctataaatatggtttaaacttgcaacctaacaaaaacaagtacaatcatttaaccaaagctaataacactttatattttaaattcaacacctaatttgatgaacgcggtgaTTCATCAATAACTTTTAATCagtcataattctcttttgactttacgctatatattttactattattagtgagcaataatggaagaatttcttcatatgtataaaaaaggggacataattcatatgcATATAGTAAGTCTCGCCTATGCTACTTTAATGATAGTCTTTACATTTTCCCTTTTACTCGTAGTATGAGGAATAATTGGATTCTAgaggtcaaactaattgagttgaggaatcaaactgtatcaattgttttagagatcaTTCTGCAATGTAagattaaatggatacttgagtcggattgtaggttgacccacccataaatttaaaacagttaaaaataaaattaagaatgctatcacatttttatcgttatatttttttcacggttttttatattattactcgtgcaaatgcatacatgctagtttaatattataagagtattttaatttatttatgtgattgatgaaagaataaaagaaaaaattgtgatttttgtttaaattattaaaattatctaaccaaacaaaaactaaatgtaaaaaaaaaaaacttttttctaAATTAGTTTTACCTGATTTATTCATATTatactattaaataaataaataaataaatatatatatatatatatatatatatatatatatatatatatatatatatatatatataaaagagtaaatgaatattttagtcGAATCGTGGgatgacccgcccataaacttgaaatagttaaaaattaaattaaaaatgatataagtatgtttcgaacttatgatctaacaaaaataagtacaaacATTTAaacaactagactaataagactttatattttaaatttaacacaaaatttgataaacatgtGATAAtcctaacaatataagtttaaatttttaattaactaatatatatatatataataataacaataatgtttaatttgaatttgcttGGTTTGCTCGGTCGAGAactatgattaatttgaatatatatgtgaaagtaaatagatacttgggtcggatcgtgggttgacccgcccataaacttgaaacggttaaaaataagaattaaattaaaaatattatatgtatatttcgaacttgcaacctaacagaAACAATTACAAACTTTTaatcaagtgtgattgagatgtgacCGAGAGATAAGAGGCTAATACTAAATgagagtggttaaaaaatatgaatcaaatatttgattgaccaaagtgtaaGGTTACGATGttaaatgtcgattgagattggtggttggtttgcctaTGGATAAGAGACATGTGATTGTAATGTGGTTTGTCAAGAGATAAGAGACCGGTAACAAAGAatcgtgaggtcacgagattagaggtcgattgagattggtggttggtttactaAAAGTTATAAGAGGcgtataaaaaatatgatttgagACTAGTAGTTGGTTTGTTGAGAGAtagaggcgtgtgaaagtgtgattgagattggtgattcGTTTGCCGAtagataagaggtgtgtgaaaatgtgattgagattggtggttgatttgtcgatggataagagacatgtgaaaatattattaagattggtggttagtttatTGAGGGATAGAGGCGTTTGGAAGTGCGATTGatattgatggttggtttgtcgataGATAAAAGGCTGATAACATCTGTTTGCCAAGGAATTAGAGACTTATGAAAGTGTGATGGGATGTGGTTCTCCAAGGGATAAGAGATCAGTAATAAGTGATAATGAGGTGACGAGATTAGAGGTCtattgagattggtgattgaTTTTCCAAATGATAaaagacgtgtgaaagtgtgattgagattggtgattgaTTTTCCAAATGATTAGAGATGTGtgagtgtgattgagattggtgattgggttaccgagggataagagacgtgtaAAAGTGTTATTTGGATTCGTGATTGATTTGTTGAgagataagaggtcggtaacattatgattggtggttgatttgccAAGAGATATAAAGGTTGGTAACAAAGAATAGTATAGTCACGAGATTATAGGTGAATTGGGATcggtggttggtttgttgagGGATTAGAGGCATGTAAGTATGAAAGTGTGAGAttacgagatgagaggtcgattggaaTTGGTAATTGTTTTACCGATGAATAAGAGGTCAGTAATattggaattagtggttagtttgctgagggataagaggtcgattcAGGTTAGTGGTTGGTTGGTTTGCTGAGAGATAAGAGAGGCATGTAAAAGTGTGATTGTAGTTGGTGGTTGTTTGTCAAAGGAAAAAGGCGtttgaaagtgtgatgtcatGAGATTGAGAGGTTCATTgggattggtggttagtttggcGAGATATAAGAGGCATGTAAAAGTAATAGATCATGAGATGATAGGTCAATTagaattggtggttggtttgtcgggGTAAGAGACCAATAATAAAGGATCATAAGGTtacgagattagaggtcaattgtgATTAGTAGTTGATTTATCGAGGGATTAGAAACATGTGAAAGcatgaggtcatgagatgagaggtcgatggaattagtggttggtttgccaaAGAATAAGAGGCCGAtaagattgagattggtggtttgtTTATTGAGGGATATATAAGAGACTAGTAATAAATGATCGTaagatcacgagattagaggttgaTTGTGATTTATGGTTAAAAGtatatgtgaatgagatatCAATTAACCGAAATATGTGGCCACGATATTAGAGATCGATTGTGATTGGCGGTTGATTTGTTGAAAGATAAAAGGCGTCGGAAAGTATGAGGTCATGAGAttgagaggtcaattgagattttgatggtTAGTTTGACAAGGGATAAGAGATGTGTGAAAGTGTGGGAGGTCACAATATTAGTAATTAGAGTTGTCTATTAGGAAAAGAATATATGAGTAATTGAACAATTATAGTTGAACATTTTTTTACAGTAAAATTGTGACATTATccatttcttttataaatttcaatataattcactgtttctttatctaattattaaaaaaatggtaaaaattacatttattcactcgttttatccaaaattttatcgttatttatttatattcatcataattattttttaaactcaccccACTACTGAATCATAGGTCCGTCCCTGACTTTAAGTGATCTAATAAGATCTAGAATTATGTTAAAGAATGTTGCCAATAGAAACACAtccttaaaaaattaagtaaaaaaaaactacatcaaaATGCCAATAATTTGTGGTAGAACTGATTTGCATACACTAAGAAAATAGCATTTAGGGTCAAATAGTACATAATAAAGTGATAATCAATATTAATGAAAGCTGATAGTTATGACCcgaataaattttgaatttgaaatagtACCATAACTTGCGAAActcaataaaattaatgaatggATCAAAGGATTCCAAATGAGACTAATCAATTACTTTTCAACTTATAATTTCCTGTCAGGTCCAGTCGTGTACTCATGCTGTATATCCATGCatgtttattttgtaaaatcTTTAGGTCAAGTTTGACACCAATAATATTTCatcataaattgtttttattttattacttataaaattaaaaaataaatataattaaggtCATATGAAGAATTTACCAATCAAAACCAAAATcaagtgatattttttttttgtcatttataaaagaaacaattcactttttcttgaataaaaCCGATATCAAACAACCCCCAACTAAGTTGAATAATTTGACCATGATAGATCTCCCTCCAGTCTTTCTAGACAGCGAAACGGTCAACTAATCTCACCATGAGATCACAACCGTCCATCTACGATATGTTCGATATGTTGATAACAAGATGCcaaaatatatctttcttattatctcaaataaatttttacaacTCTTTATAGGAAAGTATAGATTCTTCATATGCTTGActcttcaaatgacaaaacaaaattattctgcatattaaatagctcccacccaaatctcttggttatcccactcacccctagttattactctaggattattaaacatcaaaaaactaaataccttattaattaaaatttattcaacaaatttcccccttaaacttaaatattcttcccaTCTCTCATTCCAATCAGCCTTTTACAACTCTCCAGCAGTGTGGTCGGTAATggcttggtgaatatgtcagcggCTTGAGCTCGACTTTCAACATGCTCCAACTCAACCTTTCCTTCTTTGACTtgttctcgaatgaaatgaaatcggACGTCAATGTGCTTGCTCCTTCCGTGATTAACTGGATTCTTTGCCAACTCGATCGCCGACTTGTTATCAACTCGAATCACAGTCCCTTCGTCTCGGATCACTCCCAAATGCTTTAGTAAATTTGAAAGCCATACTGCATGACACACACTCCAAGAGGCCGCCACATACTCTGCCTCGCAGGTCGACAGAGTTACAATAGGCTGCTTCTTTGACAACCAAGTAAAAGCCGTATTTCCGAGTAGGAATACATAACCTGAAGTACTTTTCCggtcatcaacatcaccacaccaatcactatcagagtaacccactaatcggtagttatctgattttgaatagaAGATACCAAGTGAAAGAGTTCCTCGAACATATCTCAGAATTCTCTTCAAGGCCTTCCAATGTGTATAGCTTGGATCCTCCATGAATTTGCTTGTTATCCCAACACTCAACATTAGGTCGGGTCTCGTGCTTGTAAGATACCTTAGACTTCCGACTAAGCTTCGATATCTCCCAACATCAGCCcgttctcctccatcaaactTTGAGAGTTTAGTGCCTGGTTCCATTAGAGTTGAAACTGGGTTGCAGTCCTCCAttttaaacttctttaaaatttcaagcGCATACCTCTCTTGGGATATAAAAATCCCTTCCTCTGACTGCTTCACTTCtaggccaagaaaatatttcatcaaacctAAGTCtgtcatctcgaactccttgTTCATTACCTCCTTGAACTTCTCAATCAGTTTTGTGTTGCTTCCGGTGAATATGAGGTCGTCGACATAGAGAGCGACTACCATCATATCATTTTCTGATTTCTTTGTATACAAGGCATGCTCGTACGGACATTgctggtacccatttttcttgaaatactcGTCAATTCTCTCATTCCAAGCACGAGGAGCCTGCTTCAGCCCATAGAGGGCTTTTCTCAATCTCAACACCTTCTTCTCATCACCTCTCTTCATATACCCAAGTAGTTGCTCGACGTACACTTCCTCCAACACTCCATTTAGAAATGCTGATTTCACATCTATCTGTAGAATTGGCCATTGGTTTTGAGTAGCTAACGAGATCAGAAGTCAGATTGACTCCATTCTCGTGACAGGAGCAAAAacttcatcataatcgattccctCCTTTTGTCTATAGCCCTTCACCACAAGTCGAGCCTTATAACGCTCAACCTCTTCTTcgacattcatcttttttttgtaCACCCATTTTACTCCAATGGGTCGAGTTCCTTCAGGAAGGTCGGTTAGCTCCCAGGTTTTATTGCGTTCAATtgccccaatttcttcatccataGCCGATCTCCATTTCTCGTCTTGTACAGctttctcaaaattcaaatcttctgAGTCGGCGAGAAGACATACAATGTGGACTTTATTTGTAGTGTCATATATCTCCCGTAGACTTCTCATTCTGGGCTGTAGAGGCTCAGATTCATCTTCTGAAAGCTCGGTGGTTGTTGATATCGGAGGCATAACAGCCTCTGAACTAGTTTCTTCCTCAATCGGGTTACTCCAGTTCCATGTCATTGATTCCTCCACGTGAACATCTCGACTCACCACCAATTTCTTATTAAtaggatcaaacaatttatatgcctTAGATTTTTCATCATACCCGATAAATATGTACTTCTTGCTTCGATCTTCTAACTTTGTCCTGTGTTGACTTGGTACTTGCCCATAGGCCACACTACCGAATACCTTGAGATGAAAGACACTCGGCTTCATACCACTCCAAATCTCTTGAGGTGTCTTCTCTCCTAGCTTGGCATGTGGACATCTATTTTGCACATAAACTACGCACTGCACTGCCTTTGCCCAAAACTGTTTCGACATATTCTTTCCTTTCAACATAGATCGAACCATATCGAGTATAGTTCGATTCTTTCGTTCTGCTACACCGTTTTGCTGCGGAGAATATGGAGCAGTCAAGAAACGCTTGATTTCATATTCTTCGCAGTATTTGTTGAACTCGTTAGAAGTGAACTCACCTCCTCTGTCAGATCGGACTGCTTTGATaactttgtttgtttctttctccaCCATCACTTTAAATTTCTTGAAGTTTTCAAACACTTCTGACTTCTCTTTCAGAAAATAAACCCACGTCTTTctcgaaaaatcatcaattaaagaaAGGAAGTATCTTTTATCACTAAATGATTCTGAAGTTATTAGCCCACATAAATCTGTGTGAATCAGTCCGAGTTGCTCATTTGCTCTGTATTCAGAACTGTTTGGGAAAGAAGTCCTCGCTTGTTTCCCGATCACACATTCTTCATAGAACctcttttcaaatataatgtTAGGAAGTCCAAGCACCATCTCCTTTTTTACCAGCTCGTTCAACCCTCCGAAGTGAAGATGACCGAATCGATAATTCCACTTCATGGCCTCATCCTCTAGATCAAGTTGCATACAtttatcttgaactattttaagctcaagtttgtacatacggtttttcttcatttctacctGGGCAATGAGTCTCCCAAGTTTATCCTTCAGTTGCATTTCTCGGTCCTTCATTATAGCTGAGTACCCTTTCTCCATCAACTGTCCCATGCTCAGTATGTTGCTTTTGAGATCAGGTACGTAGTAAACATCTCTGATTTCTCCGATTCCCCCATTTTTCTGCTGATACCTGATCGTTCTTCGACCTTTGACGGCTACTTTTGAAGCATCGCCGAAAGAAATGGATCCGGACTCCACCTTTGAGAGTTTTTTGAATAAGCTCTCGTCGCCGCACATGTGGTTACTTGCCCCAGTATCCAAGTACCAAAATGAGTTATTAGAACAACTTGGTTTGATCTCAGTTTCTGGAATTTTTGTCACCAGCAACaatccttcatcttctttctcagcAAAGAAGTTTGTTGGTTCCTCTTTTTTCTTCTCggatatataatatttggaaATATGACCCAGCTTTCCGCAATTATAGCATTTTATCGAGTAACAATCTTTGGAAACATgcccattctttccacaattataacactcaatattattatttgtgtttgtcCGGCCACCCCGAGCTTGACCTCTGCCATGCCAGTTCTGTTGGCCGACTTGCTCACTTCCTCgtcctcctcttcctctaccACCTAGGCTTCTGCCTCTCCCTCTGCCTTTGGTACTCTGAGCATAAAGTACCTTCTCCTCTTTTATTGTCGCCTTCGCCTGGAGAGCCTATTCAAGAGACTCTCCCTTCTTGTTTTTCCTTCTCTGCTCATGCGCTTCCAAGGACCCAGCAAGCTCTTCAATGGTGAGCATTGATAGATCCTTAGATTCCTCTATTGCGCACACAATATTTTCGAAACTATCTTTCAATGACCTCAGAATCTTTTCAACAACTCGGTTTGATGAAAGACTCTCACCATTCCGATTTAGTTTGTTCACCACGGTCTCCACTCGAGTAATGAACTCAGATACGCTTTCAGACTCTTTCATCCTCATGTTTTCTAGATCGCCCCTTAGGGTTTGAAGTCAGACTTGCTTCACCCGTTCGTCTCATTTGTTTGCTATTTCGAGTGTATCCCATGCCACTTTGGAAGATTTTGCGTCAGCTATCTTCTCAAAACCAGATTCGTCGACAGATCGGTATAGTAGATATAGAGCCGCCCTATATTTAGCTCGAACGACCTTCAACGCGTTCAACTGGGCATTTGAATACCCATCTGTGTTCTCCGGTTTCTCATACCCAGTCTCGACCACATCCCAGTTATCTTGGGAACCGAAAAGGGCCTTCATCTGCACCTTCCAGTTGTTGTAGTTGACGCCTTTTGTCAACTTGGGTAGCGGGATGCCATTGGTTAGACCTGTCATTCCTCTCAAGTGTTTACACTCAACACACACACCTCACATGGCTCTCGATCGctcttgtttttctctctcgGCCAGCGCACACCGCAGCGTTCTCTTTTGAGACTAACAGATTTTCTCACGCTCACCTCACACAcaatagctctgataccaatttgttgataacaagatgccaaaatatatctttcttattatctcaaatagatttttacaactctttataggaaagcatagactcttcatatgcttgactcttcaaatgacaaaacaaaattattctgcATATTAAATAGCTCCCACGCAAATCTCTTGGTTATCCCACTCACCCCTAGTTATTACTCTAGGATTATTAAACATCAAAAAACTAAATaccttattaattaaagtttattcaaCACGATACACCAGTCTCTATTAGTTCGATctcatatatattatgtatatatagagaAAGACTTCTTGTGCATTTCATCAATatatcatataattattataaaatctaaagaaaatacaatataataattaatattggaGATGGAACGACGTTGTAAAGGCAAGAGATGTGTAGATGCGGTACCAGTGAAGGTGGTGATAATCGACACACAATATCTGGATACCGACGCATCGAGGTTCAAATCGGTAGTACAACTTAGTGGAAAAATGTGACTGCAGAATCTCAAGTCATGTGTTATAATTGAACCACAATAAACACGATAATAAAAACGAAAAGAAAAACGAACACTAAAaattacgtggaaaacccttaaCGGGTGAAAAACCATGGGCAGAAGAGAATGTTTCACTATATCGAAGTTTGTACAATTTTTGTGGCCAACATAAAACTGATAAGAGAAAAGACGGTTGTTTACTATATTTGTTGCCAAACCTTAAAATACAATGTGTATATATAGGGTATATAAGTTAAAGAGGGTCAAACTCATTAAGTCTACAGGTCCATACCGTGCGGGCAAAGCCCGCCTGTCCAACAAGAATtcgggccacaaactctaacaatctccaccttgacacgAATTTCAATCTTTGATAGAAAAACCACAAAATCAAACATCTTCCACCAAAGCCCCTAAGGCATAACTCAGCAATGAAGACCAACCaagttcaagcaatgctcaaacTTTGTAATAGGAAGTGACTTGGTCATCATATATGCAGGATTATTGTGTGTGCTCACATTGCTCATAACACACCACGGGCAATCACATCACTCACAAAATGATACCATACATCAATGTGTTTAGTCCTCTCGTGAAACATCTGATCATTTGTTAGAAAAatagcactctggctatcaAAATAGATTGTAGAAATCTACAAATCTTTAAATCTTCATTAAGTTCTTCAAACAAGTCTTTCATCAAAATTGCTTCTTTGCAAT
This genomic window contains:
- the LOC124946315 gene encoding VQ motif-containing protein 1, whose amino-acid sequence is MKQGGNGFAEKVKVVIIDTQYVETDASSFKSVVQQLTGKHATAASQAKYCAARSTGGIVAGAGGSCGEESFLSRGLSFKHFDGLLMDLPHLDELLSASFPV